In the genome of Parus major isolate Abel chromosome 2, Parus_major1.1, whole genome shotgun sequence, one region contains:
- the TCAIM gene encoding T-cell activation inhibitor, mitochondrial isoform X2, translating into MFCCLRTVRRLCLDKILLQCILQSRTLSGADAINALRPFYFAVHPDFFGQHPKEREVNENSLKRLNGYLENLQKPGFRSFKPTQLTFYVREREPNSSNVQESFSASGFRAVSFTLHTRDLLSTVLDILNSCSLSTEHVQSLNVNSQPHKEAKSTVNRPIKWDKTYYSFTGFKDPEEELEQAQRVETTLLSWLDDNEASAVKKLKKSLPLRKELERLKIELSHELQLSDIRWQRSWGIAHRCSQLHSLGRLVQQRPEILENVKGRTVVFTDRSGMSAAGHIMLGTMDVHHHWTKIFERLPNYYKLQKRLLLLEDRISQLLGGIQVIYIEELQPLLTLEEYFETLNSFYNKLRDSRLPFHPRSLRGLQMILESDRYAPSLHEFGHFMIPTVCDPAALQWFIFAKAQEARENLKRKEEMMITEKELIHTSTERFSLERLYKEPSVSSAQMIECCKRLLEESLPYLQGMHLCISHFYSVLQDGDLCIPWNWKN; encoded by the exons ATGTTTTGCTGCTTGAGAACCGTGAGAAG GTTATGTCTGGACAAGATATTGCTGCAGTGCATTCTTCAGTCAAGAACTTTGTCAGGCGCTGATGCCATCAATGCTCTCAGACCTTTCTATTTTGCTGTACATCCAGATTTCTTTGGCCAGCATCCCAAAGAGAGg gaagTAAATGAAAACTCTCTGAAGAGGCTAAATGGCTACTTGGAGAACCTACAGAAACCAGGATTTCGTTCGTTTAAACCAACTCAGCTTACTTTTTATGTAAGAGAAAGAGAACCAAACTCTTCTAATGTTCAGGAATCCTTCAGTGCTTCAG GGTTTCGAGCAGTCAGTTTTACATTACATACTAGGGATCTCCTGAGCACAGTATTAGATATTCTCAACTCCTGCAGTTTGTCTACAGAGCATGTTCAGAGTTTGAATGTGAACTCTCAGCCCCACAAGGAAGCAAAAAGCACAGTGAACAGACCTATCAAATGGGATAAAACTTATTATTCATTTACTGGATTCAAGGATCCCGAGGAGGAACTAGAGCAAGCCCAGAGAGTGGAAACAACTTTACT GTCCTGGCTAGATGATAATGAGGCAAGTGCAgtaaaaaagctgaaaaagagtTTGCCACTTAGAAAAGAATTAGAACGTTTAAAAATTGAACTTTCTCATGAACTCCAGCTCTCAGATATCAG gtGGCAGAGAAGCTGGGGCATTGCTCACCGCTGTAGCCAGCTGCACAGTCTGGGTCGCTTGGTCCAACAGCGACCTGAAATACTAGAGAATGTTAAAG GACGCACGGTGGTTTTTACAGACCGCTCGGGTATGAGTGCAGCAGGTCACATAATGCTGGGGACCATGGATGTTCACCATCACTGGACCAAA ATTTTTGAGAGACTGCCAAATTATTATAAGCTTCAAAAAAGGCTGCTGCTCTTGGAAGATCGGATAAGCCAACTCCTGGGAGGCATCCAAGTAATATATATTGAAGAACTACAACCTCTGTTGACTCTAGAAGAGTACTTTGAGACTCTGAACTCTTTCTATAATAAATTACGTGACAGCAGACTACCTTTTCATCCTCGCAGTCTGCGAGGCTTGCAAATGATTCTGGAAAG TGACAGATATGCACCAAGCTTACATGAATTTGGACACTTTATGATCCCAACGGTCTGTGATCCAGCAGCTCTTCAATGGTTTATTTTTGCCAAAGCACAGGAAGCAAGAgagaatttgaaaagaaaggagga GATGATGATTACAGAGAAGGAGCTAATCCATACTTCcacagaaagattttctttggaGCGGCTGTATAAGGAACCCAGTGTTTCCAGTGCACAGATGATAGAGTGTTGTaagaggctgctggaggaatCGTTGCCCTACCTGCAAGGCATGCACCtttgcatttcacatttctactctgtgctgcaggatggagaCCTGTGTATACCTTGGAACTGGAAAAACTGA
- the TCAIM gene encoding T-cell activation inhibitor, mitochondrial isoform X1: protein MFLSEELGRLTEKRLCLDKILLQCILQSRTLSGADAINALRPFYFAVHPDFFGQHPKEREVNENSLKRLNGYLENLQKPGFRSFKPTQLTFYVREREPNSSNVQESFSASGFRAVSFTLHTRDLLSTVLDILNSCSLSTEHVQSLNVNSQPHKEAKSTVNRPIKWDKTYYSFTGFKDPEEELEQAQRVETTLLSWLDDNEASAVKKLKKSLPLRKELERLKIELSHELQLSDIRWQRSWGIAHRCSQLHSLGRLVQQRPEILENVKGRTVVFTDRSGMSAAGHIMLGTMDVHHHWTKIFERLPNYYKLQKRLLLLEDRISQLLGGIQVIYIEELQPLLTLEEYFETLNSFYNKLRDSRLPFHPRSLRGLQMILESDRYAPSLHEFGHFMIPTVCDPAALQWFIFAKAQEARENLKRKEEMMITEKELIHTSTERFSLERLYKEPSVSSAQMIECCKRLLEESLPYLQGMHLCISHFYSVLQDGDLCIPWNWKN from the exons ATGTTTCTAAGTGAAGAGCTGGGAAGGTTGACAGAAAAAAG GTTATGTCTGGACAAGATATTGCTGCAGTGCATTCTTCAGTCAAGAACTTTGTCAGGCGCTGATGCCATCAATGCTCTCAGACCTTTCTATTTTGCTGTACATCCAGATTTCTTTGGCCAGCATCCCAAAGAGAGg gaagTAAATGAAAACTCTCTGAAGAGGCTAAATGGCTACTTGGAGAACCTACAGAAACCAGGATTTCGTTCGTTTAAACCAACTCAGCTTACTTTTTATGTAAGAGAAAGAGAACCAAACTCTTCTAATGTTCAGGAATCCTTCAGTGCTTCAG GGTTTCGAGCAGTCAGTTTTACATTACATACTAGGGATCTCCTGAGCACAGTATTAGATATTCTCAACTCCTGCAGTTTGTCTACAGAGCATGTTCAGAGTTTGAATGTGAACTCTCAGCCCCACAAGGAAGCAAAAAGCACAGTGAACAGACCTATCAAATGGGATAAAACTTATTATTCATTTACTGGATTCAAGGATCCCGAGGAGGAACTAGAGCAAGCCCAGAGAGTGGAAACAACTTTACT GTCCTGGCTAGATGATAATGAGGCAAGTGCAgtaaaaaagctgaaaaagagtTTGCCACTTAGAAAAGAATTAGAACGTTTAAAAATTGAACTTTCTCATGAACTCCAGCTCTCAGATATCAG gtGGCAGAGAAGCTGGGGCATTGCTCACCGCTGTAGCCAGCTGCACAGTCTGGGTCGCTTGGTCCAACAGCGACCTGAAATACTAGAGAATGTTAAAG GACGCACGGTGGTTTTTACAGACCGCTCGGGTATGAGTGCAGCAGGTCACATAATGCTGGGGACCATGGATGTTCACCATCACTGGACCAAA ATTTTTGAGAGACTGCCAAATTATTATAAGCTTCAAAAAAGGCTGCTGCTCTTGGAAGATCGGATAAGCCAACTCCTGGGAGGCATCCAAGTAATATATATTGAAGAACTACAACCTCTGTTGACTCTAGAAGAGTACTTTGAGACTCTGAACTCTTTCTATAATAAATTACGTGACAGCAGACTACCTTTTCATCCTCGCAGTCTGCGAGGCTTGCAAATGATTCTGGAAAG TGACAGATATGCACCAAGCTTACATGAATTTGGACACTTTATGATCCCAACGGTCTGTGATCCAGCAGCTCTTCAATGGTTTATTTTTGCCAAAGCACAGGAAGCAAGAgagaatttgaaaagaaaggagga GATGATGATTACAGAGAAGGAGCTAATCCATACTTCcacagaaagattttctttggaGCGGCTGTATAAGGAACCCAGTGTTTCCAGTGCACAGATGATAGAGTGTTGTaagaggctgctggaggaatCGTTGCCCTACCTGCAAGGCATGCACCtttgcatttcacatttctactctgtgctgcaggatggagaCCTGTGTATACCTTGGAACTGGAAAAACTGA